A window of Williamwhitmania taraxaci genomic DNA:
GAGGCGGCTAGCCGATCGACCATTTCACTGCCGGGCGTTCAGCAGCAACTGGCCGAGGCCATAATAAAAGCAAATCCTAAAACAGTGGTGGTTCTCTTTAATGGCCGTCCGCTGGCTATTCCCGAACTCGACTCCATTGCTCCTGCAATTCTGGAGACTTGGTTTGGAGGCACCGAAGCCGGAAATGGGGTGGCCGATGTGCTGCTCGGAAAATACAATCCATCGGGTAAACTTACAATGACCTTTCCACGCAACGTTGGGCAAATCCCGATCTACTATAACCACAAGAACACCGGACGACCCATTGATCCATCAAAGGTAGAAAAGTATAAATCCAAATATCTCGACATTGCCAATACCCCGCTATATCCCTTTGGGTATGGACTTAGCTACACAACCTTCGACTACTCCAACGCGGTGCTTGATAAATATGAGTATACCGCTGAGGACACCATTGTCGTTCGGATTAGCGTAATGAATTCAGGAAAATTTGATGGCGAAGAGGTTGTTCAACTGTATGTGCACGATCTAGTTGGTGAGGTAACTCGTCCTGTTAAGGAGTTAAAGGGTTTCAGCAAGGTACTTATTCCAGCCGGAGGCAGCACCACGGTAACTTTTAAACTAACTGCAAACGATCTGCGCTACTACCACAGCAACATGGATTATAAGTTCGATCCGGGACAGTTTGAGATATTGGTAGGGACCAACTCCGATCAAACAAAAAAAGTGAATTTTTCAATCAAATAGGGTTTCATAGTTTATTGGGTTTAGGATTAGGTGGTTTCGTCCGGAGGGTTTGCTCTCCGGACGATTCTTTTTGCTTAATCGCATTAACCTTCCCGCGGACACAAACATGTTGTCAATTATTCACAAACCATCCTCGCGAAAATAGAACCAAACCCTGCACTATAGTGGTTGGGGCGTAGACATGATTAGCACACCGAAAGATTGCGAGGGCGTCTCGCTAGGCTACAGAAGACAACCTAAGATCTCCAACCTAGCAACTTCAGTGATATTAAAACTCTCAGATAATTTAGATCCTCCGCATTTACCTACTTGAAGTGCCCCTGGATTCTACCCTTATCGACATTCTCCATTTTTCCAATCAAGATTATTTTTCCAATAAAGTACTAAACCATGGGCATCAAAGCAATACTTTCCATCTACTTCCTGCTGCCGATACCTGTTGCCTATTGCTTAATAATACATTATATTAGCGCATAAATCAGACACGCGATATGCGCTACCGCACTGTTCACGGCTTTGTTTTTGTTTTAGCCATACTTACTTGGCTTATACCTGCTTCAAGCAAAGGGCAATCCAATAGCAATCCCCACGCTATAAAGCCATACCTCACCGGAAACATCAATATCTCAAGCCAAAGTTGGGGGATTTGCCAAAATTCCACAACCCAACTTATCTACTTTGCCAATACTCAAGGATTGGTAGAGTTCAACGGGCTGTCGAGTCGAATTTGGAAGCACCCCGAACAGAAGACTATTCGCTCCATTCAAATTGATGCAACGGGAAAGATTTTTACCGGTTCATTCGAGGATTTTGGGTATTGGACTACTGAACAGAATGGCAACCTCACCTATCACTCTCTCTCCAACAAGATTACCACACCGCAAAACGACGAAATATGGAAGATCTACCTCCAGCATGGGAAAGTTTACTTCCAATCGTTTACCTCCATATATATTTACGATTACAAGACCGTGAAGCGCATAGCTGCGCCCACCATAATCTTATTTATGTTCCCAACAGCCGATGATTTCATTGTCCAGGGGCTCAGCGAGGGGCTTTATCAATTAAAAAAGGAAGAGTTTACCCTAATCCCCGGCAGTCAAATATTCAAGGAGAGCAAGGTCCATGCAATTATACCCACCGGCAATAAAACGTTTCTGATTTGTACCGACAGTAAGGGTATTTACAAATATGACGGCACCGCTTTCAAACCATTTACCTCCGAAGTATCATCTTTTCTGAGCTACTATAATTGCAATGCAGGCATTCAGGTTAATGATACCTTATTTGCATTTGGCACAATTTTAAACGGCATTGTTTTCAGCAATAATAAGGGTCAAATTATTCGTCAGTATAACTACTCCAATGGCCTAAAGAATAATACGGTGTTGTCGATTTATCGCGACAACCTCAAGGGTATTTGGGTTGGGCTCGATGAGGGAGCAGGTTACCTTGGAATTGAAAATCCATTTACCCCTTACTTTAATCCTACAGGTACATTGGGGACCATTTACACTGTTCTTCGCGATGCTGACAACCTATACATTGGTACTAACCATGGGCTATTCATTGCCTCGATAAGCGAGATAAACAACAGCTATAGTTTTTCGGACATACAGATGATACCGGGTAGCCAAGGCCAGGTGTGGACATTGATAAAGCACAAGGGACAAATCTTCTGCGGCCATAACGAGGGCACTTTTCTGGTAAAAGGTACTAGAATGCAAAAAATATCGAACGTAACCGGTTGCTGGACTATTAAACCTTATGCAGACAAACTGGTGGAAGGAACCTACACCGGACTGGTAATGCTTGGGCAAAATGGAGAAAACTGGCAAATACACCACCGTATTGCTGGCTACTTTGAACCCACGCGCCACATAGAGGTCGACTATCTTGGATATATCTGGGCTGCACACCCCCAGCGAGGCGTGTATAAGTTGGAACTAAACGAAACCATGGATACGATAAGCAAGTCGGAGTTTTACCAAAGCGCTTCCCGATCGGAATCTAACTTCGACGTTTATTCCATTAATAACACCATCGTCTTCACATCCTCGAATCTTCTATACCGATACAACTATGACCAAAAAAGAATAGAACTATTCTCCTCTCTTAACAAATCACTGCTGGAGTATGCCCAGGCAAAGCAAATTATTCCCTTTCATAAGAATGAGTATTGGTTCATTCTTCCCAATAAGCTGGCACTATTCTCCATCTCCAAGGACTTTAATGCAACTAAAAAGTTTGAACTGTTAAGCCGAAATGCCGAAATTACTTCCCGTGATATTAACATTTTGCCGCTTGCGCTCAATACCATACTGCTTCCCGACAACAACCTCTTCTCGGTATGCGATCTATCGCTTGCCACAAAGCGCAATTTGCAGATAAAACCAACCATAACCCGATTGGAATTCAGCGGAAAGAATAAGACCCGAACTTTCTCGACCCAAAAGGTTAATACCATTTCGATAGAATATGCAACAAACAACCTTACCATTTGGTTTGCCTTTCCGGCTGGCATCGAACAGGTCGAGAAAAACTTTTACTACAAGTTGGATGAGTTGGATAACGGTTGGCATAAAACTACCCTCGACAACATTACCTACCTTAACCTAAAGCATGGTAGTTACAATTTTCGCATAAAAACAGAGACAGGAGATGACGCTGCGATGGTGAAATTCACCATCAAAAAACCATGGTATATGACATGGTATGCCTACATACTATATATTGCTGTGGTTGTAAGTTTAACATTGCTCTTTAAACGAATATTCACCGTTGACGTGCGAAGAAGAAATCAGCTCAGGGAATATGCGCTCAGCCAAAACCGATTGGAAAGCGAACTCAGTATAAAAACAAATGAGCAGATGTTAACCATGCGCTTTCTGATGCAGAAGAATGAAATTCTTACCCAATTGCAGGAAAAGATTCAGCTGCTTAAGAACGATTCGTCCAAATATCCAGTAAAGTATATCCGTGACATTGAGAAGGTAATTACCGAGGGGCTTGACTTACAAACTGAAGAGTGGAAGGGAGCCATGAATAATCTTAAACTATCGGAGCAGGGTTTTTTCAAGGAACTCAAGGAAAAGAACCCCAACCTTACGCCCCATGATTTACGCCTTTGCTCATACCTGCGCATGAATTTCACCACAAGAGAGATAGCACGGTTGTTAAACATTTCCACACGAGGTGTTGAGATAGGTCGATATCGGCTGCGACGAAAGTTGGGCTTGACACACGACGAAAATCTCACCGAATTCCTTATGAGTTTCTCGCCAGAGAAGGAGTAGGATATAATAACCCTTTTTTGGCTGGCAGTGATATCTAACGATAAGATAAGGCTGCGCTCAACCACATCCAAATAAAACGACCACCTGAAATATCAGATGGTCGTTTTTACTTTTCCCTTAATTCTGAGCGAGAGACGGGACTCGGACCCGCGACCCCAACCTTGGCAAGGTTGTGCTCTACCAACTGAG
This region includes:
- a CDS encoding helix-turn-helix and ligand-binding sensor domain-containing protein; translated protein: MRYRTVHGFVFVLAILTWLIPASSKGQSNSNPHAIKPYLTGNINISSQSWGICQNSTTQLIYFANTQGLVEFNGLSSRIWKHPEQKTIRSIQIDATGKIFTGSFEDFGYWTTEQNGNLTYHSLSNKITTPQNDEIWKIYLQHGKVYFQSFTSIYIYDYKTVKRIAAPTIILFMFPTADDFIVQGLSEGLYQLKKEEFTLIPGSQIFKESKVHAIIPTGNKTFLICTDSKGIYKYDGTAFKPFTSEVSSFLSYYNCNAGIQVNDTLFAFGTILNGIVFSNNKGQIIRQYNYSNGLKNNTVLSIYRDNLKGIWVGLDEGAGYLGIENPFTPYFNPTGTLGTIYTVLRDADNLYIGTNHGLFIASISEINNSYSFSDIQMIPGSQGQVWTLIKHKGQIFCGHNEGTFLVKGTRMQKISNVTGCWTIKPYADKLVEGTYTGLVMLGQNGENWQIHHRIAGYFEPTRHIEVDYLGYIWAAHPQRGVYKLELNETMDTISKSEFYQSASRSESNFDVYSINNTIVFTSSNLLYRYNYDQKRIELFSSLNKSLLEYAQAKQIIPFHKNEYWFILPNKLALFSISKDFNATKKFELLSRNAEITSRDINILPLALNTILLPDNNLFSVCDLSLATKRNLQIKPTITRLEFSGKNKTRTFSTQKVNTISIEYATNNLTIWFAFPAGIEQVEKNFYYKLDELDNGWHKTTLDNITYLNLKHGSYNFRIKTETGDDAAMVKFTIKKPWYMTWYAYILYIAVVVSLTLLFKRIFTVDVRRRNQLREYALSQNRLESELSIKTNEQMLTMRFLMQKNEILTQLQEKIQLLKNDSSKYPVKYIRDIEKVITEGLDLQTEEWKGAMNNLKLSEQGFFKELKEKNPNLTPHDLRLCSYLRMNFTTREIARLLNISTRGVEIGRYRLRRKLGLTHDENLTEFLMSFSPEKE